A genomic segment from Thiomicrorhabdus aquaedulcis encodes:
- the glgC gene encoding glucose-1-phosphate adenylyltransferase, with amino-acid sequence MKYYMETKSATKLTRKTLALVLAGGEGSRLKDLTRWRAKPAVPFGGKYRIIDFVLSNCVNSGIRKIGVLTQYKSHSLIRHVQRAWSFMRYEVGEFVELLPAQQRVDKDWYKGTADALYQNLDIMRRHTPKFVMVLGGDHIYSMDYSKMLFDHANSGADVTIGCIEVPRMEATGFGVMSVDETLKITKFTEKPADPEAMPGKPDKALASMGIYIFSTEFLYQKLIEDSDNPNSSHDFGKDIIPSVIADHKVQAYPFVDDKGDPVYWRDVGTIESFWKANLDLCSIEPELNLYDREWPIWTYQAQMPPAKFTFDDEGRRGEAIDSLVAGGCIISGARIKRSVISSGSRVHSYSLIKDSVLLPRVEVGRNCRIQNAVIDKGTKIPENTIIGEDPIEDAKRFYVEPESGIVLVTPDMMGQKLHTLR; translated from the coding sequence ATGAAATATTATATGGAAACAAAATCAGCCACTAAGTTAACTCGTAAAACCTTAGCCTTGGTGTTGGCCGGTGGTGAAGGCAGTCGTTTAAAAGATTTAACCCGCTGGCGTGCAAAACCTGCCGTGCCGTTTGGAGGCAAATACCGCATTATTGATTTTGTATTGTCTAACTGCGTTAACTCTGGAATTCGTAAAATTGGTGTGTTAACCCAATACAAATCGCATTCACTAATACGTCATGTGCAACGTGCGTGGAGTTTTATGCGTTACGAGGTAGGTGAGTTTGTTGAACTGCTTCCCGCGCAACAGCGAGTGGACAAAGATTGGTATAAAGGCACTGCTGATGCACTGTATCAAAACCTTGACATCATGCGACGTCACACGCCTAAATTTGTGATGGTGCTGGGGGGCGATCATATTTATTCGATGGACTACAGCAAAATGCTATTTGACCACGCCAACTCGGGCGCAGATGTAACGATTGGTTGCATTGAAGTGCCGCGCATGGAAGCGACTGGTTTTGGAGTTATGTCGGTCGATGAAACGCTAAAAATTACCAAGTTCACTGAAAAACCGGCCGATCCAGAAGCCATGCCTGGTAAGCCAGACAAAGCGTTGGCGTCGATGGGAATTTATATTTTTTCGACCGAGTTTTTGTATCAAAAATTAATTGAAGACAGCGATAACCCAAATTCGTCACACGATTTTGGCAAAGACATTATCCCCTCAGTGATTGCCGACCATAAAGTGCAAGCTTATCCGTTTGTTGACGACAAAGGTGATCCAGTTTATTGGCGTGATGTGGGTACTATTGAGTCGTTTTGGAAAGCCAATCTTGACCTGTGCTCGATTGAACCTGAGTTAAACTTGTACGATCGTGAATGGCCTATTTGGACCTATCAAGCACAAATGCCTCCGGCTAAATTTACCTTCGATGACGAAGGACGTCGTGGTGAAGCCATTGACTCTTTAGTGGCAGGCGGTTGCATTATTTCGGGCGCGCGTATTAAGCGTTCAGTGATTTCAAGCGGTTCGCGGGTGCACAGTTATTCTCTTATTAAAGATTCGGTGTTGCTGCCGCGCGTTGAGGTGGGGCGTAATTGTCGTATTCAAAACGCGGTAATTGACAAAGGCACCAAAATACCTGAAAACACCATTATCGGTGAAGACCCTATTGAAGACGCCAAACGGTTTTACGTTGAACCAGAAAGCGGTATTGTTTTGGTAACCCCAGATATGATGGGGCAAAAGTTGCATACATTGCGTTAA
- a CDS encoding glucokinase: MLFLAGDIGGTKALLQLIEVRSSSDTIVLAKQHYLCKDFNSLESIVSDFLSHFLSMQSSESCAKLSFKTKEILVERACFGLPGPVSGRKVKLTNLPWEVDADAIEKACFIQSVCFVNDFYAAALGVQTLTDENVVPLYQPFNIPTHANGKVAGNRLVIGAGTGLGLAPIFYDGARYLPVSCEGGHFDFAPISETQQLLLNWLWQTWEHVSYERVLSGPGIETLYTFFKLFDCPPTYSLNTVIEAGDLSVLSVQKNTLKPLTPFGITQTTAYLQASALLAAQPSLNAAQIHAAAEQGDPTAIKALTEFVTIYGAFVGAAALIWHAPQGIYLAGGIADKLLNWMLKPYFKQALLEKGRMAGVIAKMPVFLVTDASLGLRGAMQHNFMDSL; encoded by the coding sequence ATGTTATTTTTGGCAGGCGATATTGGTGGCACTAAAGCGTTGTTACAATTGATTGAAGTACGATCGTCTTCAGATACCATTGTGTTGGCCAAGCAGCATTATTTATGCAAAGACTTTAACTCTTTAGAAAGTATTGTGAGTGATTTTTTATCTCATTTTCTGTCCATGCAGTCCAGTGAATCTTGCGCTAAATTGTCATTTAAAACTAAAGAAATCCTGGTTGAGCGGGCTTGCTTTGGGTTGCCCGGTCCAGTCAGTGGGCGCAAGGTTAAGTTAACCAACTTGCCCTGGGAGGTAGACGCTGATGCCATTGAAAAAGCCTGTTTTATCCAATCTGTTTGTTTTGTAAACGATTTTTACGCGGCGGCATTAGGGGTGCAAACGCTTACCGATGAAAATGTGGTGCCTTTGTATCAACCCTTTAACATACCCACTCACGCCAACGGCAAAGTGGCCGGCAATCGTTTGGTGATTGGTGCAGGTACCGGTTTAGGTCTTGCACCCATTTTTTACGATGGGGCGCGTTATTTACCTGTGAGTTGTGAAGGTGGGCATTTTGATTTTGCCCCTATCTCTGAAACGCAACAACTTTTGTTAAATTGGTTATGGCAAACTTGGGAGCACGTTTCGTACGAGCGGGTTTTATCGGGGCCAGGTATAGAAACGCTTTATACGTTCTTTAAATTGTTTGATTGTCCGCCTACCTATTCGTTAAATACCGTGATAGAAGCCGGTGATTTAAGTGTTTTGAGCGTACAAAAAAACACGTTAAAACCACTAACGCCCTTTGGCATTACTCAAACGACCGCCTATTTACAGGCATCCGCTCTTTTGGCGGCGCAGCCCAGTTTAAATGCGGCGCAAATTCATGCGGCGGCTGAGCAAGGTGACCCAACGGCCATTAAAGCTTTGACCGAATTTGTGACTATTTACGGCGCGTTTGTAGGTGCGGCGGCTTTAATTTGGCACGCGCCACAAGGAATTTATTTAGCCGGAGGCATTGCGGATAAATTGTTGAACTGGATGTTAAAACCTTACTTTAAACAAGCCTTGCTCGAAAAAGGCCGTATGGCCGGTGTAATAGCTAAAATGCCTGTGTTTTTAGTCACCGATGCCAGCTTGGGTTTACGCGGGGCAATGCAACATAATTTTATGGATTCGTTGTGA
- a CDS encoding D-sedoheptulose-7-phosphate isomerase yields the protein MGNGGSAADAQHMAAELMVRYVKNRAPIASLALTTDSSILTAHSNDFSFDTVFSRQIMGLAKAGDVVIGLSTSGNSVNVLKALQAAKELGCVTVAMTGRADSALSSLADICFKVNTLETARAQEAHSFLSHLICEGLDSIYG from the coding sequence TTGGGTAACGGTGGCAGTGCCGCCGATGCGCAGCACATGGCCGCCGAGCTTATGGTGCGTTACGTTAAAAATCGTGCACCCATTGCTTCATTAGCCTTAACCACTGACAGTTCTATTTTAACGGCTCACAGTAATGATTTTAGTTTTGATACGGTGTTTTCAAGGCAAATTATGGGGTTGGCTAAAGCCGGTGACGTGGTGATTGGTTTGTCTACCTCGGGCAACAGCGTTAACGTGCTTAAAGCGTTGCAAGCCGCCAAAGAGTTGGGGTGTGTAACCGTTGCCATGACTGGCCGGGCTGACAGTGCTTTAAGCAGTTTGGCCGACATATGTTTTAAGGTAAATACGCTCGAAACAGCTCGGGCACAAGAAGCGCATAGCTTTTTAAGCCATTTAATTTGTGAGGGGCTTGATTCTATCTACGGGTAG